One part of the Amaranthus tricolor cultivar Red isolate AtriRed21 chromosome 16, ASM2621246v1, whole genome shotgun sequence genome encodes these proteins:
- the LOC130803098 gene encoding SNF2 domain-containing protein CLASSY 2-like isoform X2 codes for MTTFAGQAHRVDTMRKRGLHEALHPFDDHPFEIYHQGLWKTVERLRIGSGNVTFNVLDLGYLFEEKNFLSTLRLRPRRATMIDCICVLRPGADVSVFSTSEESSEESLTGWFDARITSIKRSPHESECNCKFYIKFYQFSDHAGTNRRTLCKEVEIVGINQISIFQVLEQKPSENTHYRWPFSEDCTTVSRTKLFLSKFAADISWLIVASVQKQTVFDVRSIQRKLVYQILDMSSSSYSTAVNLRGVNFRTEGEITFSSVFPFVPEENNAVPLAEELEEENTLASYELTEVRRSKRRLVQPERYLGEIGLEATDITALRIGYKFWNQDDLAIVVVNEEDTSKAVVEEPQENYEGAIELYSGPGGTYPFSLTGAEAKDENLMIRDAQSEGEGKNGEGRKKRKYVKRVKDSKGKNVQKESKHNQLAIISFKKEGNKMPREKSHLLNEIRLNPLDIDDDNVPLKFYTKRFRQRREAIMTSRLASSSYTKKNSELDDYYDGPIYGGKKSNFRQYPKKKHRPVFASSSRSDKYSEDPSRKKKTLDISAYKDLISTYMKNIQLTIENKQPIPTDAWKNLQGASSMYEKKVADEAPPPEEEEESESEMLFREMELCLASAYYEEKNPKTDEQAENFFKNDGSCQHVYTIDDEIGVLCQLCGYVLTEIRDVTPPFMRQSGFTKKQERNDQAEKDDTEHKLLDEACADLVYNPASYDTLVSESNDIVWTLIPSIRNKLHEHQKKAFEFLWTNLAGSLIPSEMEPSGKKVGGCVISHTPGAGKTFLIIAFLVSYLKLFPGKRPLVLAPKTTLYTWYKEIIKWEFPVPVYQIHGRRTYRDRIYMQKVGTSSSAVVPNGDIMHVLDCLEKIQKWHAHPSVLLMGYTSFLSLMREDSKYAHRRYMGQILRESPGILILDEGHNPRSTKSRLRKALMRVETEFRILLSGTLFQNNFGEYFNTLCLARPKFVNEVLRVLDPKYKKKIKGQNKTRTSIENRARKVFMDIIARKIDSNEVEERTDGLIMLKNLTNKFIDVYEGGGSENLPGLQSYTLMMKPTPLQHELLVRLHKHMSVARGFPLELELMITLGSIHPWLIRSAVCANKFLSAEELQSLDVFRHDPTKGSKVKFVLGLVQRSIIRREKVLIFCHNIAPINLFVELFERIYGWRKGHEVLVLQGDLELFERGRVMDKFEERGGESKVLLASINACAEGITLTAASRVVLLDSEWNPSKQKQAIARAFRPGQEKIVYVYQLLVSGTLEEDKHGRTTWKEWVSCMIFSEEHVDDPSKWQAEKIEDALLREIVEEDHAKSFHMIMKNEKTSYENPLKVINEE; via the exons CCTTTGAGATATATCATCAAGGCTTGTGGAAAACTGTGGAACGATTAAGAATCGGCTCCGGCAATGTAACGTTTAACGTCTTGGACCTTGGATATTTATTCGAGGAGAAGAATTTTCTCTCTACTCTAAGGCTACGGCCTAGACGAGCAACTATGATTGATTGCATCTGTGTATTAAGACCTGGTGCTGATGTTTCTGTATTTTCAACATCCGAAGAATCATCTGAAGAATCTCTTACA GGATGGTTTGATGCTAGAATAACATCAATCAAGAGGTCACCACATGAATCTGAATGTAACTGCAAGTTTTACATCAAATTCTACCAATTCAGTGACCATGCTGGAACTAACAGAAGAACGTTATGCAAAGAGGTTGAAATTGTCGGGATTAATCAaatatcaatatttcaagtacTCGAACAAAAGCCTTCGGAAAATACTCATTATAGGTGGCCTTTCTCAGAAGACTGTACTACAGTGTCAAGGACTAAATTATTTCTATCGAAGTTCGCTGCTGATATCTCTTGGCTTATTGTTGCATCAGTTCAAAAACAAACTGTATTTGATGTAAGATCAATACAAAGGAAGTTAGTCTACCAAATATTGGACATGAGTTCTAGTAGTTACTCGACCGCTGTCAATCTAAGAGGTGTAAATTTCAGGACAGAAGGAGAAATCACATTTTCATCTGTTTTTCCGTTTGTTCCGGAGGAAAATAATGCAGTGCCACTTGCCGAAGAGCTTGAGGAGGAGAACACACTTGCAAGCTATGAGCTAACAGAAGTAAGGAGATCAAAACGTAGGCTTGTACAGCCTGAGAGATACTTGGGTGAGATTGGTCTTGAGGCGACAGATATTACTGCACTCAGAATAGGGTATAAGTTTTGGAATCAGGACGATTTGGCCATTGTAGTCGTAAATGAAGAGGATACCAGTAAAGCTGTTGTAGAAGAACCCCAAGAGAATTATGAAGGCGCTATTGAGTTATATTCCGGGCCAGGGGGAACTTATCCTTTTTCGCTTACTGGAGCTGAGGCAAAAGATGAGAATCTTATGATTAGAGATGCTCAAAGTGAAGGAGAGGGTAAGAACGGAGAAGGTCGAAAAAAGCGAAAATATGTCAAAAGAGTGAAAGATAGCAAGGGGAAAAATGTACAGAAAGAGAGTAAGCATAACCAACTTGCTATTATTTCGTTTAAGAAAGAAGGCAATAAAATGCCTCGAGAAAAAAGTCATCTCCTTAATGAGATCCGTTTAAATCCTCTTGATATCGATGATGATAACGTCCCCTTGAAGTTCTATACTAAAAGATTTAGACAGCGTAGAGAAGCAATAATGACATCAAGATTAGCATCGTCATCATACACGAAGAAGAATTCAGAGCTGGATGATTATTATGATGGACCAATATACGGAGGAAAGAAGTCAAACTTTCGACAGTATCCTAAGAAAAAGCATCGCCCTGTGTTTGCTTCTTCGTCTAGGAGTGATAAGTACTCGGAAGATCCATCAAGAAAGAAGAAAACATTGGATATTTCTGCGTACAAGGACCTTATATCAACCTACATGAAGAACATACAGTTGACCATTGAGAACAAACAGCCAATTCCTACTGATGCATGGAAAAACCTTCAAGGAGCGTCATCTATGTATGAAAAGAAAGTTGCTGATGAAGCTCCTCCTcccgaagaggaagaagaatcagAATCCGAAATGCTGTTCAGAGAAATGGAACTTTGTTTAGCTTCAGCATATTATGAAGAGAAG AATCCAAAGACCGATGAACAagcagaaaatttcttcaaaaatgaTGGATCTTGTCAGCATGTATACACCATAGATGATGAAATCGGGGTTCTATGTCAATTGTGTGGATATGTACTAACAGAAATTAGGGATGTCACGCCACCTTTT ATGCGACAATCCGGATTTACCAAAAAACAAGAAAGAAATGACCAGGCTGAAAAGGATGATACAGAGCATAAGCTGCTAGATGAGGCATGTGCGGATCTTGTCTATAATCCTGCTTCATATGACACTCTTGTGTCTGAATCAAATGATATTGTCTGGACTCTTATTCCAAGTATAAGGAATAAATTACATGAACATCAAAAGAAGGCATTCGAGTTCCTTTGGACCAATCTTGCCGGGTCTTTAATACCTTCGGAAATGGAACCATCAGGGAAGAAAGTGGGAGGTTGTGTGATTTCGCATACTCCTGGTGCTGGGAAAACATTTCTTATCATCGCATTCCTTGTAAGTTACTTAAAGCTGTTCCCGGGAAAGAGACCTTTAGTTCTTGCTCCAAAAACAACACTATATACATGGTACAAGGAAATTATAAAGTGGGAATTTCCTGTCCCAGTGTACCAAATCCATGGCAGAAGAACTTATAGGGATCGAATCTACATGCAGAAGGTTGGAACTTCCTCATCAGCTGTTGTTCCAAACGGTGATATCATGCACGTACTTGATTGTTTGGAGAAGATACAGAAGTGGCATGCTCATCCTAGCGTTCTTCTTATGGGTTACACCTCCTTTTTGTCGCTCATGCGAGAGGACTCGAAGTATGCTCATCGTAGGTATATGGGTCAAATTCTAAGGGAAAGTCCAGGAATCTTGATACTCGATGAAGGGCACAACCCGAGAAGTACAAAGTCTAGGCTGAGGAAAGCGTTGATGAGAGTTGAGACAGAATTCAGGATTTTGCTTTCCGGAACTTTGTTTCAGAACAATTTTGGTGAGTATTTTAACACCCTTTGCTTGGCTAGGCCGAAGTTTGTTAATGAGGTGCTTCGAGTTTTAGACCCAAAATACAAGAAGAAAATAAAGGGACAGAATAAGACGAGGACTTCCATAGAAAACCGAGCAAGGAAGGTATTCATGGACATCATTGCTAGAAAAATAGACTCGAACGAAGTAGAAGAGAGAACCGATGGCCTAATCATGTTGAAGAACTTGACGAATAAGTTTATTGATGTATATGAAGGTGGAGGCTCAGAGAACTTGCCAGGCCTTCAAAGTTATACCCTTATGATGAAGCCAACTCCTTTGCAGCATGAACTTCTTGTGAGGCTTCACAAACACATGAGTGTTGCTCGGGGATTTCCTTTGGAGCTCGAGCTTATGATCACCCTTGGATCCATCCATCCTTGGTTGATTAGATCTGCTGTTTGTGCTAACAAGTTCCTTAGCGCAGAGGAGCTTCAGAGTCTTGATGTTTTCAGGCATGACCCCACAAAAGGGTCAAAAGTGAAATTCGTCCTTGGTCTCGTTCAACGGTCTATCATTAGGAGAGAAAAGGTATTGATCTTTTGCCACAACATTGCACCAATAAACCTCTTCGTTGAACTTTTCGAGAGAATATATGGGTGGAGAAAAGGCCATGAGGTTCTCGTCCTTCAAGGGGATCTCGAGCTTTTTGAGAGAGGACGGGTaatggataaatttgaggaacGTGGAGGGGAGTCAAAGGTACTACTCGCATCCATCAATGCTTGTGCCGAAGGTATTACATTGACAGCTGCTTCTAGGGTGGTCTTGTTGGACTCTGAATGGAACCCCTCGAAGCAAAAGCAGGCCATTGCTCGAGCTTTCAGGCCTGGCCAGGAGAAAATCGTTTATGTTTACCAACTTTTGGTTAGTGGTACATTAGAAGAAGATAAGCATGGTAGAACAACATGGAAAGAATGGGTGTCTTGTATGATATTTAGTGAAGAACACGTGGATGATCCTTCGAAATGGCAAGCGGAGAAGATCGAAGATGCTTTGTTAAGAGAGATTGTCGAGGAAGATCATGCTAAGTCTTTCCatatgatcatgaagaatgaaaagacGTCTTATGAGAACCCTCTGAAGGTGATCAATGAGGAATAA